Genomic DNA from Blattabacterium cuenoti:
AATTCTGGACGTTTAACTTCAGATATATTAATTTGAATTTCTTTTTTAGTAATTTTTTTTAATTCTTTTCTTACTGTATCAACTTCATCACCTCCTTTTCCTATAATTAAAGCTGGCCTTGATGTTCTAACAGTTATAGTTATAAATTTTAAAGTTCTTTCTATAAAAATACGAGATATTATTCCTTTTGGAAATCTAGCTTCAATATATCTTCTTACTTTATAATCTTCTTCTATCCTATCCTTATAATTATTACACCAACTTGATTGCCATCCTGTTATGATTCCAAGACGATTAACTATAGGATTTGTTTTTTGTCCCATAATTTATTTTTTCTTTTTTTACTATAAAAATTTTAATATTACTTGATCTTTTTCTTATTTTATGTCCTCTTCCTTGAGGAACTGGTTTCATTCTTTTTAATGTTTTTCCTTGATTTATTATTACATTTTTTAAAAATAAAGAATCATCTACAGATAATGGAGAATAATAATACGAATTTTTATTTTCATATTTTTTATTCCAATTAGCTAATAAAGAAATTAATAATTTTTTTATATCTATTGATCCTTTTTTTCTACTATTTGATAGTATGAATAAAGCTTCTTTAACTTTTCTATAACGAATTAAATTTGCAATTAATTGCATTTTTCTAGGAGAATTTTTTAATCCATTTAAAGATGCTACTGCTATTTTTTCTTTTTTTTCATTATTTTTTTTCATCAATGTACATATAATTATTTAACAGATTTAAATTTACTTTTTGATCCTGAATGACCTCTAAATATTCTAGTAGGAGCAAACTCTCCTAATTTATGTCCTATCATATTTTCTGTAACATACACATTAATAAATTGTTTACCATTGTGAATTGCAAAAGTTTGTCCAACAAAATCTGGAATAATAGTTGTTGGTCTAGACCAAGTTCTAATTATAATTTTTTTGTTCAATTTTATATTTTTCATAACTTTTTTATATAGTTTATGAGAAACATAAGGTCCTTTTTTTAAAGATCTAGGCATAATACGTTATTTTTTTCTTCTTTGTATAATATATTTATTAGAATATTTTCTTTTTTTTCTAGTTCTAAATCCTTTAGATGGACTTCCTTTTCTATTTCTTGGAATACCTCCAGAAGCTTTTCCTTCTCCTCCACCCATTGGATGATCAACAGGATTCATCGCTACACCTCTAGTTCTAGGTCTTCTACCCAAATTTCGCATTTTTCCTGCTTTTCCATAAGTTTCTAATTGATGATCAGAATTAGATATAGAACCGATAGTAGCCATACAGTCAGATCTTAATAATCTAATTTCACCAGAAGGCAATTTTATAGTAACATATTTTCCTTCTTTTGCAAATAATTGAGCAAAAGAACCTGCACTTCTAGCTATTTTAGCTCCTTGACCTGGATTAATTTCTATGCAAGATATAATAGTTCCTAAGGGTATTTCTTTTAAAAAAGTAGCATTTCCTATTTTTATAGGTATATTTTTTCCAGAAACTATCTTTTCTCCAATTTTAAATCCATTCATTGCCAATATATATCTTTTTTCTCCATCAACATAATATAATAAAGAAATAAAAGAAGATCTATTAGGATCATATTCAATAGATTTTATTACTGCGGTAATTCCAATTTTATTTCTTTTAAAATCAATTATTCTATAATTTTTCTTATGTCCTCCTCCAATATGACGCATTGTTCTTTTTCCATAATTATTTCTTCCACCAGTTTTAGATTTTCCTTTTAATAATTTTTTTTCTAATTTAATATTATTTAATAATTGATTAAATTCATTTTTAACTCTAAATCTTTGACTAGGAGTAACTGGTTTTAATTTTTTTACTGACATTAATATTTTTTTTTGTTTAAATCAATTTTATCTTCTTTTTTTATTTCTTTTTTTACTTCTTTATTTAAATCATTTTCTTTTCTTACTTTTTTGTTTAAATCAATTTTATCTTCTTTTTTTATTTCTTTTTTTATTTCTTTTTTTACTTCTTTATTTAAATCATTTTCTTTTCTTACTTTTTTGTTTAAATCAATTTTATCTTCTTTTTTTACTTCTTTTTTTATTTCTTTTTTTACTTCTTTATTTAAATCATTTTCTTTTTTTACTTTTTTATTTAAAAAAATTTCTTTTTTTATTTCTTTATTTAAATCAATATCAATATTTTGATTTTTACCAAATTCAACAATAACTTTTTTGAATGATCTAGATCTTCCACATAAAACTCCTTTTTTAGTAAACTTAGATTTATTTTTTCCAGAATAAATAATTGTTCTAACTTTTTTTGGATAAAATCCAAATATTCTATTTAATTCTTTTTTAATCTGATTTTTATTACATTTTATTTCCCTAATTGTAAAAGTATAACATTTACTTTTTTCACCTTTTAAAGATTTTTCTGTAATAAGAGGTTTAATTAAAATCATTTATAAATAATTATTTTATACATAAATAATTTTGAAATTTATTTATGGATATATTAGTTAATATTATATATGAATAATTTAATAACATAAAACAATCCAATTCATTTATACATATAATTCTATGTAATTTCAAATTTCTAAAAGATAAATATAAATTTTTATCAAATTTTTCAATTACCAATAATGATTTTTTATTTGATAAATTTAATGATTTTAATATTTTTAATACTATTTTAGTTTTTGGTTTTTCTATTTGAAATTTTTCTATAATTATAATTTTATTTTTTGATAATTTTTTTTCAATAAGAAACTTTTTTACTATTTTTCTAGTATTTTTATTTACTTTTATTGAATATTTTTTTGGCTTAGGACCAAAAACCCTTCCTCCACCTCTAAAAATAGGATTTTTTATATCTCCTTTTCTAGCATTTCCTGTTCCTTTTTGTCTATATAATTTTCTAGTACTACCTGTAATATCACTTCTTTCTTTAGTTTTACTATTTCCATGTCTTTGAGCAAATAAATATCTTTTCAATTCTAAATGAACTAAATGATAATAAGATTTTTTAAAAAATAAATTATCATCAAATATAATCCTTTTATCTGTATCATTTCCATCAATATCCAAAATTTTTAATTCCATACTTTATTTTTTATTAATTATTAAATAGGAATTTTTATTTCCAGGAACTGATCCTTTTAATATCAATAAATTTTTATTATAATCTATTTTCAATATTATTAAATTTTTAATTGTAACATTACCTCCACCCAATCTTCCAGCCATTTTTTTACCTTTAAAAACTCTAGATGGATCTGATCCAGCTCCTATAGATCCAGGAGATCTTAATCTGTTATGTTGACCATGACTTCTTTCCCCAACACCGGAAAAATTATGTCTTTTTACAACACCTTGAAACCCTTTACCCTTAGAAATACCTTTAACATTAACTATATCTCCTTCTTTTATTCTAAAAGATTTTATATCAATCATTTGTCCTATTTTATAATTAATATGAAAATCATTTTTAACTTCTAAAAGTTTTTTTTTAGGATTCAATTTTAATTTTTTAAAAAAACCTAATAAAGGTTTATTTACATTTTTTTCATTTTTATCTTCAATTCCTAATTGAATAGATGAATATCCATCATTTTTTATTGTTTTTATTTGAGTTATATAACAAACATTTATATAAATTACAGTACAAGCAATATTCTCATTATTTTTATAAATATTTGTCATTCCTACATTTTTACCTATAATACTAATCATAATTAATTTATACTTTTATTTCAGCTTCTACTCCACTAGGAAGTTCTAATTTCATTAATGCATCTACTGTTTTAGATGATGCATTATGAATTTGCAGTAATCTCTTATGAGTAGGCAAAAAAAATTGTTCTCTAGATTTTTTATTTGCATGTGGAGATCGT
This window encodes:
- the rplD gene encoding 50S ribosomal protein L4, translating into MELKILDIDGNDTDKRIIFDDNLFFKKSYYHLVHLELKRYLFAQRHGNSKTKERSDITGSTRKLYRQKGTGNARKGDIKNPIFRGGGRVFGPKPKKYSIKVNKNTRKIVKKFLIEKKLSKNKIIIIEKFQIEKPKTKIVLKILKSLNLSNKKSLLVIEKFDKNLYLSFRNLKLHRIICINELDCFMLLNYSYIILTNISINKFQNYLCIK
- the rplC gene encoding 50S ribosomal protein L3 yields the protein MISIIGKNVGMTNIYKNNENIACTVIYINVCYITQIKTIKNDGYSSIQLGIEDKNEKNVNKPLLGFFKKLKLNPKKKLLEVKNDFHINYKIGQMIDIKSFRIKEGDIVNVKGISKGKGFQGVVKRHNFSGVGERSHGQHNRLRSPGSIGAGSDPSRVFKGKKMAGRLGGGNVTIKNLIILKIDYNKNLLILKGSVPGNKNSYLIINKK
- the rplW gene encoding 50S ribosomal protein L23, giving the protein MILIKPLITEKSLKGEKSKCYTFTIREIKCNKNQIKKELNRIFGFYPKKVRTIIYSGKNKSKFTKKGVLCGRSRSFKKVIVEFGKNQNIDIDLNKEIKKEIFLNKKVKKENDLNKEVKKEIKKEVKKEDKIDLNKKVRKENDLNKEVKKEIKKEIKKEDKIDLNKKVRKENDLNKEVKKEIKKEDKIDLNKKKY
- the rplB gene encoding 50S ribosomal protein L2 gives rise to the protein MSVKKLKPVTPSQRFRVKNEFNQLLNNIKLEKKLLKGKSKTGGRNNYGKRTMRHIGGGHKKNYRIIDFKRNKIGITAVIKSIEYDPNRSSFISLLYYVDGEKRYILAMNGFKIGEKIVSGKNIPIKIGNATFLKEIPLGTIISCIEINPGQGAKIARSAGSFAQLFAKEGKYVTIKLPSGEIRLLRSDCMATIGSISNSDHQLETYGKAGKMRNLGRRPRTRGVAMNPVDHPMGGGEGKASGGIPRNRKGSPSKGFRTRKKRKYSNKYIIQRRKK
- the rpsS gene encoding 30S ribosomal protein S19: MPRSLKKGPYVSHKLYKKVMKNIKLNKKIIIRTWSRPTTIIPDFVGQTFAIHNGKQFINVYVTENMIGHKLGEFAPTRIFRGHSGSKSKFKSVK
- a CDS encoding large ribosomal subunit protein uL22, which codes for MKKNNEKKEKIAVASLNGLKNSPRKMQLIANLIRYRKVKEALFILSNSRKKGSIDIKKLLISLLANWNKKYENKNSYYYSPLSVDDSLFLKNVIINQGKTLKRMKPVPQGRGHKIRKRSSNIKIFIVKKEKINYGTKNKSYS
- the rpsJ gene encoding 30S ribosomal protein S10, whose product is MGYDIKIKLKSYDYNLLDKSAEKIVNSVIPTGVVLNGPVPLPTEKKVFTILRSPHANKKSREQFFLPTHKRLLQIHNASSKTVDALMKLELPSGVEAEIKV